In one window of Campylobacter coli DNA:
- the lysA gene encoding diaminopimelate decarboxylase yields the protein MDYKKLKDEFQTPFYIYDFDFIKERFLRLKNAFKARKSQIFYAVKANSNLSLLQMLVKLDSGFDCVSIGEVKRALKAGAKSYKIIFSGVGKTQEELKLALEYDILYINLESEAEMMLLESVAKELNLKARISIRVNPNVNAKTHPYISTGLNENKFGVEIDLARKMYLYAKNSPHLEPIGVHFHIGSQLLDISPIHEAATIVAKLVRELKALQIELKFFDIGGGLGVRYEKEDIEPDLYDYAQGILAQLHGLDVTIGMEPGRFLVANSGEFVCSVLYEKHNKTKRFVIVDGAMNDLIRPSLYEAYHEILLPYNQGEESLCDVVGGICESGDFFAKARFLPSTQNGDIMVIKNAGAYGFSMSSNYNTRNKVCELAFENGEVRMIRQRESFEEQIALEEQFLKG from the coding sequence ATGGATTATAAAAAACTCAAAGATGAATTTCAAACCCCTTTTTATATTTATGATTTTGATTTTATTAAAGAGCGTTTTTTAAGGCTTAAAAATGCTTTTAAAGCTAGAAAATCTCAAATTTTTTATGCGGTAAAAGCAAACTCAAATTTAAGTCTTTTACAAATGCTTGTAAAGCTTGACAGCGGGTTTGATTGCGTGAGCATAGGAGAGGTTAAACGTGCTTTAAAAGCAGGTGCTAAATCTTATAAGATAATTTTTAGTGGCGTAGGAAAAACCCAAGAAGAATTAAAACTTGCTTTGGAATATGATATTTTATATATCAATCTTGAAAGTGAAGCTGAAATGATGCTTTTAGAAAGTGTAGCTAAAGAACTCAATCTAAAAGCAAGGATAAGTATCCGTGTCAATCCAAATGTAAATGCTAAAACTCATCCTTATATTTCTACAGGTTTAAACGAAAATAAATTTGGCGTAGAAATTGATCTTGCAAGAAAAATGTATCTTTATGCTAAAAATTCACCCCATTTAGAGCCTATTGGAGTGCATTTTCATATAGGTTCTCAATTATTAGATATTTCTCCTATCCATGAGGCTGCTACAATTGTTGCAAAATTAGTAAGAGAGCTTAAGGCTTTACAAATAGAGCTTAAATTCTTCGATATAGGCGGTGGACTTGGTGTAAGATATGAAAAAGAAGATATAGAGCCTGATCTTTATGATTATGCGCAAGGAATACTTGCTCAATTGCATGGGCTTGATGTAACCATAGGAATGGAACCAGGAAGATTTTTGGTTGCTAATAGTGGGGAATTTGTATGCTCTGTGCTTTATGAAAAACACAATAAAACAAAGCGTTTTGTTATAGTAGACGGGGCTATGAATGATCTGATTCGCCCAAGTTTATATGAAGCTTATCATGAAATTTTGTTGCCTTATAATCAAGGAGAAGAAAGCCTTTGTGATGTTGTGGGTGGAATTTGCGAAAGTGGAGATTTTTTTGCTAAGGCAAGATTTTTGCCAAGCACTCAAAATGGTGATATAATGGTTATTAAAAATGCTGGAGCTTATGGTTTTAGTATGAGTAGTAATTACAATACAAGAAATAAAGTTTGCGAATTAGCTTTTGAAAATGGTGAGGTAAGAATGATTCGCCAAAGGGAAAGTTTTGAAGAACAAATTGCCTTAGAAGAACAATTTTTAAAGGGATAA